The following coding sequences lie in one Clarias gariepinus isolate MV-2021 ecotype Netherlands chromosome 27, CGAR_prim_01v2, whole genome shotgun sequence genomic window:
- the pomcb gene encoding proopiomelanocortin b, whose protein sequence is MKKMRCVSWLSAALLLCVCGSAVDGRCWDLADCHHLDSHHLDSHHNIIECIWECRLKLLFGGTDILLPDQQQGSDEDQEEEENSLGFGILLPALSPPDASRERTPSTRPERSEDRLVHSMEHFRWGKPVSRKRRPVKVHTAVYANDEYQATPPMEMPLSSLYRRQLEGGKEQKNNNANAKGAAKYRITHFRWSAPPPAKRYGGFMRPWSERSNKPLLTLLRNIIAKNVQ, encoded by the exons ATGCGGTGTGTTTCCTGGCTCTCGGCTGCGctcctcctgtgtgtgtgtggatcggcGGTGGACGGACGGTGCTGGGACCTCGCTGACTGCCACCACCTCGACTCTCACCACCTCGACTCTCACCACAACATAATA GAATGCATCTGGGAGTGCAGGTTGAAGCTGCTTTTCGGTGGCACTGACATCCTGCTCCCAGATCAGCAGCAGGGCAGCGATGAAGAccaggaggaagaggagaacaGCTTGGGCTTCGGCATCCTGCTTCCAGCTCTGTCTCCGCCTGACGCCTCACGTGAGCGGACGCCCAGCACGAGGCCTGAACGCAGCGAGGACAGACTCGTGCACTCCATGGAGCATTTCCGCTGGGGGAAGCCCGTGAGCCGGAAGAGACGCCCGGTCAAGGTGCACACGGCCGTGTACGCCAACGACGAATATCAGGCGACCCCGCCCATGGAGATGCCCCTCTCTTCACTATACAGGCGACAGCTGGAGGGCGGAAAGGAGCAGAAGAACAACAACGCAAACGCGAAGGGTGCCGCGAAGTACCGCATAACCCACTTCCGCTGGAGCGCGCCCCCTCCTGCCAAGCGCTACGGCGGCTTCATGAGGCCCTGGTCCGAGAGGTCCAACAAGCCCCTGCTCACGCTGCTCCGAAACATCATCGCTAAAAACGTTCAGTGA